One part of the Solanum dulcamara chromosome 3, daSolDulc1.2, whole genome shotgun sequence genome encodes these proteins:
- the LOC129883009 gene encoding histone-lysine N-methyltransferase, H3 lysine-9 specific SUVH1-like, with product MEQGFGSDPSESTIDKTRVLDVKPLRCFSPVFPSANEMSSITTPQPSPFVCITPTGPFPDGVTPIFPFMAPNEPGRMGESSQQAPNRVPNQGTFGFGQPISPIPVNSFGNATANGNSVHVNNVEDSSAGRKKGGPKKPRKVQQGNVVEVNVEPLLNQLLMSFKLVDLDHAKKADGDKEEVRRILLVFDLFRRRMTQIDEPRYGAGSGRRPDLKASKMMMTKGIRTNQTKRIGNVPGIEIGDIFFFRMELCLVGLHAPTMSGIDYMSVKLTKDEEPLAVSIVSSGGYDDDGGDGDLLIYTGQGGVQRKDGQMFDQKLEKGNLALEKSMHRANEVRVIRGVKDVASPTGKIYIFDGLYKIQGSWEEKAKSGCNVFKYKLLRVPGQPEAFKVWKSIQQWRNGVVSRVGVILPDLTSGAESQPVCLVNDVDDEKGPAYFTYIPSLKYSKPFLTPRTSLGCQCLGGCQPDDSNCPCIQRNEGFLPYSSLGVLMSYKTLIYECGSACSCPPNCRNRMSQGGPKVRMEVFKTKNRGWGLRSWDPIRGGGFICEYAGEVSDVGNDRDDNYIFDATRIYEPLQAVHDYNDESRKVPFPLVINAKNGGNIARFMNHSCSPNVYWQLVVRESNNEVYYHIAFFAIRHIPPMQELTFDYGMDKADHRRKKCLCGSLKCRGFFY from the coding sequence ATGGAACAAGGTTTTGGTTCTGATCCAAGTGAGTCTACAATTGATAAGACTAGGGTTTTAGATGTGAAGCCTTTGAGATGTTTTTCCCCTGTATTTCCATCCGCAAATGAAATGTCATCTATTACAACTCCACAACCCTCACCTTTTGTGTGTATTACTCCCACTGGTCCGTTCCCTGATGgggttactccaattttccctTTTATGGCTCCGAATGAGCCGGGAAGGATGGGTGAAAGTAGTCAACAAGCTCCAAATCGGGTGCCGAATCAGGGGACCTTTGGTTTTGGGCAACCTATATCTCCAATTCCTGTAAATTCATTCGGAAATGCAACTGCAAATGGAAATAGTGTGCATGTTAATAATGTAGAAGACTCTAGTGCTGGAAGGAAAAAGGGAGGACCCAAAAAGCCTAGAAAAGTTCAGCAGGGTAATGTTGTGGAAGTGAATGTGGAGCCTCTGTTAAATCAACTGCTAATGTCTTTCAAACTTGTTGACTTGGATCATGCCAAGAAAGCTGATGGTGACAAAGAGGAAGTGAGGAGGATACTACTAGTTTTTGACTTGTTCAGGAGAAGGATGACCCAAATTGACGAACCGAGGTATGGTGCAGGTTCTGGTAGAAGGCCAGACTTAAAAGCTTCTAAGATGATGATGACTAAGGGAATTCGTACAAACCAAACAAAGAGGATTGGAAATGTACCTGGGATTGAAATTGGTGACATTTTCTTCTTCAGGATGGAACTATGCCTAGTGGGCTTGCATGCACCAACTATGTCTGGCATTGATTATATGAGTGTCAAACTAACAAAAGATGAAGAACCTCTTGCCGTTAGCATAGTGTCTTCTGGAGGATATGATGATGATGGAGGTGATGGAGATTTGTTGATTTACACTGGCCAAGGTGGAGTCCAGAGGAAGGATGGGCAAATGTTTGATCAGAAACTTGAGAAGGGAAATCTTGCTTTGGAAAAGAGTATGCATCGTGCCAATGAGGTAAGAGTAATTAGGGGTGTTAAGGATGTTGCAAGTCCAACTGGAAAGATCTATATTTTTGACGGACTTTATAAGATTCAGGGATCATGGGAAGAGAAAGCCAAGTCGGGCTGCAATGTCTTCAAGTACAAATTATTGAGAGTACCTGGGCAGCCTGAAGCATTTAAAGTATGGAAGTCAATTCAGCAATGGAGGAATGGTGTGGTGTCACGTGTTGGAGTCATCCTACCAGACCTTACATCTGGTGCAGAGAGTCAGCCAGTTTGTCTTGTAAATGATGTAGACGATGAGAAAGGACCTGCCTATTTCACATATATTCCTAGTCTGAAGTACTCAAAACCTTTCTTGACGCCTAGAACCTCTTTGGGTTGTCAGTGCCTCGGCGGGTGCCAACCAGATGACTCCAATTGCCCTTGTATTCAGAGGAATGAAGGGTTTCTGCCTTATAGTTCACTGGGGGTTCTTATGAGTTACAAAACCTTGATATATGAGTGTGGTTCAGCTTGTTCGTGCCCTCCTAACTGCCGAAATCGCATGTCTCAAGGAGGTCCTAAAGTTCGTATGGAGGtcttcaaaacaaaaaatagagGTTGGGGGCTCAGGTCTTGGGATCCTATACGAGGAGGTGGTTTTATTTGTGAATATGCTGGAGAGGTCAGTGATGTTGGTAATGACAGGGATGACAATTATATTTTTGATGCAACCCGTATATATGAGCCACTACAAGCCGTgcatgattataatgatgagtCTCGTAAAGTTCCTTTTCCCCTTGTAATAAATGCCAAAAATGGTGGAAATATTGCTCGTTTTATGAACCATAGTTGTTCACCTAATGTATATTGGCAGCTTGTTGTTCGAGAAAGTAACAATGAAGTATATTATCATATCGCCTTTTTTGCCATTAGACACATTCCTCCCATGCAAGAGTTGACCTTTGACTATGGTATGGACAAAGCAGATCATAGGAGAAAGAAGTGTTTATGTGGTTCATTGAAATGTAGAGGTTTTTTTTACTAG
- the LOC129883008 gene encoding FRIGIDA-like protein 4a, which yields MGSLADPGELDSVEPPPSQPSFDEFQRQTSLMTSCTLLWKELSDHFTSLEQDILKKSEALKAKIQTLDTETKASLEVLEQRETSMNVSLSIALQKVSENKKAAILALDECVEQPEVDDSTGLLLKLKSFCVKMDSRSFWNFLTAKKKDLDSLRVEIPKALGECVDPPRFVLESISEVFPEDKRVEKNERNNDLGWACVLMLESLIPVMMDPVLGNERKLVTPSVKDKANEIAEIWKRSLDERGGIENVQTPDVHTFLQHLVTFGVVKDEDFDLYRKLVVGSAWRKQMPKLAISLGLGDKMPEMIEELISRGQQVDAVHFTYEVGLADKFPPVPLLKAFLKDAKKAAAAILEDPNNFGRAAHFAAKKEQSAIRSVLKCIEEYKLEAEFPPDNLKKQLEQLEKPKNEKKRPAAVPANKRTRASNGGPMPPAKAGRSTNAYVSSFPVAPAFVRSPPHTQYPQAVPAYASPPAIYGSRSPPYPYSPEAAPYPGTPVNYSPYGGYCNGMAPAYQQAYYR from the exons ATGGGTTCACTCGCCGATCCCGGCGAACTCGACTCGGTGGAGCCGCCGCCGTCGCAGCCGAGTTTCGATGAGTTCCAGCGACAAACTTCTCTAATGACAAGTTGCACACTTCTCTGGAAGGAACTTTCCGATCATTTCACTTCTCTTGAACAAGACATCCTCAAAAAGTCGGAAGCTTTGAAAGCGAAAATCCAAACCTTGGATACCGAAACCAAAGCATCTCTCGAAGTTCTCGAACAACGCGAGACTTCAATGAATGTTTCGCTTTCAATTGCTTTACAGAAGGTTTCTGAGAACAAAAAAGCTGCTATTTTAGCTTTGGATGAGTGTGTAGAACAACCAGAAGTAGATGATTCTACTGGATTATTGttaaaattgaagagtttttgtGTTAAGATGGATTCTAGAAGTTTCTGGAACTTTCTGACGGCGAAGAAGAAGGATTTGGACTCACTGAGGGTTGAAATCCCGAAAGCGTTGGGAGAATGTGTGGATCCGCCCAGGTTTGTGTTGGAATCGATATCGGAGGTGTTTCCGGAGGATAAAAGGGTAGAGAAGAATGAAAGGAACAATGATTTGGGATGGGCTTGTGTTTTGATGTTGGAATCATTGATTCCAGTGATGATGGATCCTGTTTTGGGGAATGAGAGGAAATTGGTGACTCCAAGTGTGAAAGATAAGGCTAATGAGATAGCGGAGATTTGGAAGAGGAGTTTGGATGAAAGAGGTGGGATTGAGAATGTGCAGACACCAGATGTGCATACTTTCTTGCAGCATTTGGTGACTTTTGGAGTTGTGAAGGATGAGGACTTTGATTTGTATAGGAAACTTGTTGTTGGGTCTGCTTGGAGGAAACAGATGCCTAAACTGGCTATCTCTCTTGGTCTTGGTGATAAAATGCCTG AGATGATTGAAGAATTGATCAGCCGGGGACAGCAAGTTGATGCCGTACATTTCACTTATGAAGTTGGACTTGCAGATAAGTTCCCACCTGTTCCTCTTCTGAAAGCTTTTCTAAAAGATGCGAAAAAGGCTGCTGCTGCAATCCTGGAAGATCCGAATAATTTTGGTCGAGCTGCG CATTTTGCTGCTAAAAAAGAGCAATCAGCAATTCGTTCTGTTCTCAAGTGCATTGAAGAATACAAGCTTGAAGCTGAATTTCCACCGGACAACCTTAAGAAGCAGCTTGAGCAATTGGAGAAGCccaagaatgagaagaagaGGCCAGCTGCTGTACCAGCAAACAAAAGAACGAGAGCCAGTAATGGAGGTCCTATGCCTCCTGCTAAGGCAGGCCGTTCGACAAATGCATATGTTTCATCTTTCCCTGTAGCTCCAGCGTTTGTTAGGTCTCCACCACACACCCAATACCCTCAAGCAGTTCCAGCATATGCCTCACCACCAGCCATCTACGGTAGCAGGAGCCCGCCTTACCCTTACTCCCCTGAAGCTGCCCCATATCCAGGCACCCCAGTGAACTACTCTCCATACGGAGGCTACTGCAATGGAATGGCCCCAGCTTACCAGCAAGCTTACTACCGATAG